The Actinobacillus equuli genome includes a window with the following:
- a CDS encoding YgiW/YdeI family stress tolerance OB fold protein, with the protein MKKVLVLTTLLSLSAASMANFEGSTAQQGGFSGEGAKTAPTSVAQALEAWDDAPVKLTGYITKQIDHDEFYFKDASGEIKIEVEDHAWNGQNVTPKDKITIEGKVDKNDWDKSSIDVYSIKK; encoded by the coding sequence ATGAAAAAAGTATTAGTTTTAACGACGCTTCTCTCTTTATCTGCAGCTTCAATGGCAAATTTTGAAGGTTCTACGGCACAACAAGGCGGCTTTAGCGGTGAAGGTGCAAAAACAGCTCCGACTTCCGTTGCACAAGCACTCGAAGCGTGGGACGATGCACCGGTAAAATTAACCGGCTATATCACCAAGCAAATCGATCACGATGAGTTCTATTTTAAAGATGCTAGCGGTGAAATTAAAATCGAAGTGGAAGATCACGCTTGGAACGGACAAAATGTCACCCCGAAAGACAAAATTACCATTGAAGGTAAAGTAGATAAAAATGATTGGGATAAATCCAGCATTGACGTATATAGCATTAAAAAATAA
- a CDS encoding YgiW/YdeI family stress tolerance OB fold protein, producing the protein MKKLTVLSTLAVATLLAACSQPTSQNQTFGANTASIVTVAQAKSSHDDSRVTLEGKILRQVDNDEYIFADSTGDIKIEIDDHVWNGLNVTPSDKIRIQGKLDKETFNSSIDVYAVEKAQ; encoded by the coding sequence ATGAAAAAATTGACTGTTCTCTCAACATTAGCGGTAGCAACATTATTAGCAGCCTGTTCTCAACCGACTTCTCAAAATCAAACGTTTGGCGCTAACACAGCCAGTATCGTTACTGTTGCACAAGCAAAATCATCACACGATGATAGCCGTGTAACATTAGAAGGTAAAATTCTTCGCCAAGTGGATAATGACGAATATATTTTCGCGGATTCAACCGGCGATATTAAAATTGAGATTGATGATCACGTATGGAACGGTTTAAACGTGACCCCAAGCGATAAAATTCGTATCCAGGGTAAACTAGATAAAGAAACCTTCAATTCATCGATTGATGTTTATGCGGTTGAGAAAGCGCAATAG
- a CDS encoding response regulator → MRILLIEDDKLIGDGLKLGLTKQNFVVDWFQDGKHGFDALFSTQYDAVVLDLSLPKMDGLDILKRWRKENQDIPVLILTARDTLDDRILGFNSGADDYLCKPFALMEVVVRLQALVRRRYQQSSSEIVIGSLRIDNNTHSVTLADTPIILTAKEFQLLQLFVSNKDKVLTRSSIEEKLYSWDNDIGSNTLEVYIHNLRKKLGKSWIKTVHGVGYRLGSEDG, encoded by the coding sequence ATGCGTATATTGCTTATTGAAGATGATAAACTCATCGGCGACGGCTTAAAACTTGGGCTGACTAAACAAAATTTTGTCGTCGATTGGTTTCAAGATGGGAAACACGGTTTTGACGCACTATTCTCCACCCAATACGATGCAGTGGTACTTGATCTGAGCCTGCCGAAAATGGATGGTTTAGATATTTTGAAACGTTGGCGCAAAGAAAATCAAGATATACCGGTGTTAATTCTGACTGCTCGAGATACGCTCGATGATCGTATTCTTGGCTTTAACTCAGGCGCTGACGATTACCTTTGCAAACCCTTTGCATTAATGGAAGTGGTTGTTCGCTTACAAGCATTGGTTCGTCGCCGTTATCAACAAAGCTCAAGTGAAATTGTGATCGGCAGTTTACGTATTGATAATAATACCCACAGCGTCACATTAGCAGACACCCCTATCATTTTAACCGCCAAAGAATTTCAGCTATTGCAGCTGTTTGTAAGCAATAAAGACAAAGTGCTGACACGTTCCTCAATCGAGGAGAAATTGTATAGCTGGGATAACGATATCGGTAGTAACACCCTTGAAGTCTATATCCATAATTTACGTAAGAAACTAGGTAAAAGTTGGATAAAAACAGTACATGGCGTAGGCTACCGTTTAGGATCTGAAGATGGCTAA